The sequence AATTTACCTATTCAAGCATTTTCGGGTCCGTGTTCTATAACATTAGCGTTAATGTTATCCGGATTACCGGGGCAAAACTTTACTTTTTTAGGCTATCTTCCGCAAAACCCTAGGGAGAGAGAACGGTGTATAAAGAGTAGTGCTGGGAAACAACATACACAAATATGCATAGAAACACCCTACCGGAATGTCCATACATTTCAAGCATTATTAGAAGTTTTACCGGGTCATGCTGATCTATGCGTAGGCATCGACCTTACTGGTGATCAAGAATTTGTTTCTACACGATCTGTAGATACGTGGTTACAATCTAAAGATATCGATCAGGTAACTCAAAAAATTACAAAAACGCCTGCAATT is a genomic window of Chlamydia psittaci 6BC containing:
- a CDS encoding SAM-dependent methyltransferase, with translation MTLYIFPNTLGNRRVDLLPAGISEVLPKLQGLIAESDRGGRTFLSLWKVQEIHKFPIAVLSKNARSVKAWDFYLEPIVKKQENWGLVSDSGLPCIADPGAGLVRRARDLNLPIQAFSGPCSITLALMLSGLPGQNFTFLGYLPQNPRERERCIKSSAGKQHTQICIETPYRNVHTFQALLEVLPGHADLCVGIDLTGDQEFVSTRSVDTWLQSKDIDQVTQKITKTPAIFLFHTPR